One genomic window of Heptranchias perlo isolate sHepPer1 chromosome 12, sHepPer1.hap1, whole genome shotgun sequence includes the following:
- the LOC137327969 gene encoding uncharacterized protein C11orf24 homolog isoform X3, with the protein MTPSCSSFGRKGILFGLSSKMWTPLCLVLYISVSSLTESSMYNLQNNGIKVLKSIHVSGAEECNQTCDHVSDQGQSSPIKIFLNNVQRNRIKRNVTVVSLEIGNATMATLSPPVANINMAITTMSPAGTNTTVTTTTVAPTVTTAITTVNVTLASPHTSGDRSLEAATTIATTPAPNTNSSAINGTKLTSKILTSSTEYSTQRPTSSSAKMSSTHESNTPMSTSQQTTPATTQPPTTSLVQMSTTHESSMPVSTGQQTTPASTTVYQTKMTSAVLTESTTFPQAVPNTTKQMSSLQTTAPSSTPKLTSKAQRLTVTPTNVSTTQPIQEETTLQEQGNRTNVSSSTPGAMPTSTMAGGTSQPPEIKPRTTVAFSDEKNYVFPSVHAEALIKYLANTSSLIAVLIFGLLFFSVSILLFAQKAFESYKRKDYVQVDYLINGMYADSDM; encoded by the exons ATGACTCCTTCATGCAGCAGTTTTGGCCGAAAAGGGATTTTGTTTGGACTTTCCTCAAAAATGTGGACTCCTCTTTGTCTGGTTCTTTACATATCAGTTTCCTCTTTAACTGAAAGCTCAATGTATAATTtacaaaataatggaatcaaaGTGCTGAAGTCGATTCATGTCAGTGGTGCGGAAGAATGTAACCAAACTTGTGACCATGTATCAGACCAAG GACAAAGTTCGCCtatcaagatttttttaaataatgttcAAAGGAATAGAATTAAAAGGAATGTAACTGTAGTGTCACTAGAAATTGGCAATGCAACCATGGCCACATTGTCACCACCAGTTGCTAATATAAACATGGCTATAACTACAATGTCACCAGCAGGCACAAATACAACCGTGACCACAACTACAGTAGCACCAACAGTCACTACTGCAATCACAACTGTTAATGTCACATTGGCATCTCCGCATACCTCTGGTGACAGGTCACTGGAAGCAGCTACAACTATAGCGACGACACCAGCCCCGAATACAAATAGTTCGGCAATAAATGGCACTAAACTAACTTCAAAGATACTTACATCATCAACTGAATATAGCACACAACGCCCCACTTCTAGCTCAGCAAAAATGTCGTCCACCCATGAAAGCAATACACCAATGTCAACTAGTCAACAAACGACGCCAGCTACCACACAACCCCCCACTACTAGTTTAGTACAAATGTCCACCACCCATGAAAGCAGTATGCCAGTGTCAACTGGTCAACAAACTACGCCAGCTTCAACAACTGTCTATCAAACCAAAATGACATCTGCTGTATTAACTGAATCTACAACTTTCCCTCAAGCTGTCCCAAATACCACAAAGCAAATGAGTTCCTTGCAAACGACAGCCCCATCTTCAACCCCAAAATTGACCAGCAAAGCTCAAAGGTTGACTGTGACCCCAACAAATGTGTCTACAACACAACCAATTCAGGAAGAAACAACTCTGCAGGAGCAAGGAAATAGAACCAATGTGAGCAGTTCAACTCCTGGAGCCATGCCCACATCCACCATGGCTGGAGGAACATCACAGCCACCAGAAATAAAACCCAGAACTACAGTTGCTTTCAGCGATGAGAAGAATTATGTCTTTCCTTCAGTGCATGCTGAAGCTCTAATCAAATACTTAGCTAACACCAGTTCATTAATAGCCGTACTAATATTTGGACTATTGTTTTTCTCAGTGAGCATTCTATTGTTTGCCCAAAAAGCATTTGAAAGCTATAAAAGGAAAGACTATGTGCAAGTGGACTATCTAATAAATGGAATGTATGCAGACTCAGATATGTAA
- the LOC137327969 gene encoding uncharacterized protein C11orf24 homolog isoform X2 yields the protein MTPSCSSFGRKGILFGLSSKMWTPLCLVLYISVSSLTESSMYNLQNNGIKVLKSIHVSGAEECNQTCDHVSDQGATVEDIKALQIGQSSPIKIFLNNVQRNRIKRNVTVVSLEIGNATMATLSPPVANINMAITTMSPAGTNTTVTTTTVAPTVTTAITTVNVTLASPHTSGDRSLEAATTIATTPAPNTNSSAINGTKLTSKILTSSTEYSTQRPTSSSAKMSSTHESNTPMSTSQQTTPATTQPPTTSLVQMSTTHESSMPVSTGQQTTPASTTVYQTKMTSAVLTESTTFPQAVPNTTKQMSSLQTTAPSSTPKLTSKAQRLTVTPTNVSTTQPIQEETTLQEQGNRTNVSSSTPGAMPTSTMAGGTSQPPEIKPRTTVAFSDEKNYVFPSVHAEALIKYLANTSSLIAVLIFGLLFFSVSILLFAQKAFESYKRKDYVQVDYLINGMYADSDM from the exons ATGACTCCTTCATGCAGCAGTTTTGGCCGAAAAGGGATTTTGTTTGGACTTTCCTCAAAAATGTGGACTCCTCTTTGTCTGGTTCTTTACATATCAGTTTCCTCTTTAACTGAAAGCTCAATGTATAATTtacaaaataatggaatcaaaGTGCTGAAGTCGATTCATGTCAGTGGTGCGGAAGAATGTAACCAAACTTGTGACCATGTATCAGACCAAG GAGCAACTGTGGAAGATATTAAAGCTTTGCAAATAG GACAAAGTTCGCCtatcaagatttttttaaataatgttcAAAGGAATAGAATTAAAAGGAATGTAACTGTAGTGTCACTAGAAATTGGCAATGCAACCATGGCCACATTGTCACCACCAGTTGCTAATATAAACATGGCTATAACTACAATGTCACCAGCAGGCACAAATACAACCGTGACCACAACTACAGTAGCACCAACAGTCACTACTGCAATCACAACTGTTAATGTCACATTGGCATCTCCGCATACCTCTGGTGACAGGTCACTGGAAGCAGCTACAACTATAGCGACGACACCAGCCCCGAATACAAATAGTTCGGCAATAAATGGCACTAAACTAACTTCAAAGATACTTACATCATCAACTGAATATAGCACACAACGCCCCACTTCTAGCTCAGCAAAAATGTCGTCCACCCATGAAAGCAATACACCAATGTCAACTAGTCAACAAACGACGCCAGCTACCACACAACCCCCCACTACTAGTTTAGTACAAATGTCCACCACCCATGAAAGCAGTATGCCAGTGTCAACTGGTCAACAAACTACGCCAGCTTCAACAACTGTCTATCAAACCAAAATGACATCTGCTGTATTAACTGAATCTACAACTTTCCCTCAAGCTGTCCCAAATACCACAAAGCAAATGAGTTCCTTGCAAACGACAGCCCCATCTTCAACCCCAAAATTGACCAGCAAAGCTCAAAGGTTGACTGTGACCCCAACAAATGTGTCTACAACACAACCAATTCAGGAAGAAACAACTCTGCAGGAGCAAGGAAATAGAACCAATGTGAGCAGTTCAACTCCTGGAGCCATGCCCACATCCACCATGGCTGGAGGAACATCACAGCCACCAGAAATAAAACCCAGAACTACAGTTGCTTTCAGCGATGAGAAGAATTATGTCTTTCCTTCAGTGCATGCTGAAGCTCTAATCAAATACTTAGCTAACACCAGTTCATTAATAGCCGTACTAATATTTGGACTATTGTTTTTCTCAGTGAGCATTCTATTGTTTGCCCAAAAAGCATTTGAAAGCTATAAAAGGAAAGACTATGTGCAAGTGGACTATCTAATAAATGGAATGTATGCAGACTCAGATATGTAA
- the LOC137327969 gene encoding uncharacterized protein C11orf24 homolog isoform X1, whose translation MTPSCSSFGRKGILFGLSSKMWTPLCLVLYISVSSLTESSMYNLQNNGIKVLKSIHVSGAEECNQTCDHVSDQDGLECNWVVIEEKLNLCFYLHCLDMPTCKGATVEDIKALQIGQSSPIKIFLNNVQRNRIKRNVTVVSLEIGNATMATLSPPVANINMAITTMSPAGTNTTVTTTTVAPTVTTAITTVNVTLASPHTSGDRSLEAATTIATTPAPNTNSSAINGTKLTSKILTSSTEYSTQRPTSSSAKMSSTHESNTPMSTSQQTTPATTQPPTTSLVQMSTTHESSMPVSTGQQTTPASTTVYQTKMTSAVLTESTTFPQAVPNTTKQMSSLQTTAPSSTPKLTSKAQRLTVTPTNVSTTQPIQEETTLQEQGNRTNVSSSTPGAMPTSTMAGGTSQPPEIKPRTTVAFSDEKNYVFPSVHAEALIKYLANTSSLIAVLIFGLLFFSVSILLFAQKAFESYKRKDYVQVDYLINGMYADSDM comes from the exons ATGACTCCTTCATGCAGCAGTTTTGGCCGAAAAGGGATTTTGTTTGGACTTTCCTCAAAAATGTGGACTCCTCTTTGTCTGGTTCTTTACATATCAGTTTCCTCTTTAACTGAAAGCTCAATGTATAATTtacaaaataatggaatcaaaGTGCTGAAGTCGATTCATGTCAGTGGTGCGGAAGAATGTAACCAAACTTGTGACCATGTATCAGACCAAG ATGGCTTGGAGTGTAACTGGGTGGTGATTGAAGAAAAACTAAATCTTTGTTTTTATTTACACTGCCTTGATATGCCTACCTGTAAAGGAGCAACTGTGGAAGATATTAAAGCTTTGCAAATAG GACAAAGTTCGCCtatcaagatttttttaaataatgttcAAAGGAATAGAATTAAAAGGAATGTAACTGTAGTGTCACTAGAAATTGGCAATGCAACCATGGCCACATTGTCACCACCAGTTGCTAATATAAACATGGCTATAACTACAATGTCACCAGCAGGCACAAATACAACCGTGACCACAACTACAGTAGCACCAACAGTCACTACTGCAATCACAACTGTTAATGTCACATTGGCATCTCCGCATACCTCTGGTGACAGGTCACTGGAAGCAGCTACAACTATAGCGACGACACCAGCCCCGAATACAAATAGTTCGGCAATAAATGGCACTAAACTAACTTCAAAGATACTTACATCATCAACTGAATATAGCACACAACGCCCCACTTCTAGCTCAGCAAAAATGTCGTCCACCCATGAAAGCAATACACCAATGTCAACTAGTCAACAAACGACGCCAGCTACCACACAACCCCCCACTACTAGTTTAGTACAAATGTCCACCACCCATGAAAGCAGTATGCCAGTGTCAACTGGTCAACAAACTACGCCAGCTTCAACAACTGTCTATCAAACCAAAATGACATCTGCTGTATTAACTGAATCTACAACTTTCCCTCAAGCTGTCCCAAATACCACAAAGCAAATGAGTTCCTTGCAAACGACAGCCCCATCTTCAACCCCAAAATTGACCAGCAAAGCTCAAAGGTTGACTGTGACCCCAACAAATGTGTCTACAACACAACCAATTCAGGAAGAAACAACTCTGCAGGAGCAAGGAAATAGAACCAATGTGAGCAGTTCAACTCCTGGAGCCATGCCCACATCCACCATGGCTGGAGGAACATCACAGCCACCAGAAATAAAACCCAGAACTACAGTTGCTTTCAGCGATGAGAAGAATTATGTCTTTCCTTCAGTGCATGCTGAAGCTCTAATCAAATACTTAGCTAACACCAGTTCATTAATAGCCGTACTAATATTTGGACTATTGTTTTTCTCAGTGAGCATTCTATTGTTTGCCCAAAAAGCATTTGAAAGCTATAAAAGGAAAGACTATGTGCAAGTGGACTATCTAATAAATGGAATGTATGCAGACTCAGATATGTAA